The DNA segment GACTGACGAACGTGCATTCGATGCCCATTTTGCGCATGGTCACGTTGATGAGATTGAACGTGCCGCCGTAGATGGCGGAGGATGCGACGATATGGTCGCCGTTGTTGCAGATGTTGAACAGCGCGAAGAAGTTCGCGGCCTGGCCGGATGAGGTGAGCATTGCTGCGGCGCCGCCCTCCAGTTCGCAGATTTTCGCCGCGACGGTGTCGTTGGTCGGATTCTGCAGGCGTGTGTAGAAGTAGCCGGATTCGGACAGGTCGAACAGTCGGCTCATCTGTTCGCTTGATTGGTATTTGAAGGTGGTGGCCTGAATGATCGGGGGAGTTCGTGATTCCCCATTGCCGGGCTGATAGCCTCCCTGCACGCAGATGGTGTCGACGTTTTCGCTCATGGTTTCCTTCTTTCGGTTTCGTCCGCCTTTCGTCGCGTAGGTTGCGCTGCGTGGCGGCGATGGTGCTTCGTTGCGCTGTGGTGCAAACAAACACAGTAACTTTATCACTGCTTGAACAAACGGCGATTTTCCAATGGAAACGCCGTATAGTTCAACGAATTGACAAACTTAGGTAATTCATTTTATTATCTATGGTGTCAAGAACGAAAGCCCGTTGGGGCAATCGAGCTTACGAATGGTAAGCCAACAGCAAAGGAGCAATCATGGGTCTGTGGGATATCGACAAGATTCCGTACGTCGGCCGCGAAAAGGGACCGCAGGAGGGCCTGGCCTTCCATTATTACGATGCCGACAAGGTCGTTGCCGGCAAGAAGATGAAGGATTGGCTGCGCTTCGGCGTCGCATGGTGGCACACCTTCGACCAGGAGCTGGTCGATCCGTTCGGCACGGGCACCGCTCAGCGCCCGTGGTATGGCAAGTACTCCAACCCTGAGGATGAGGCTTTGGCCAAGGTCGACTACGCCTTCGAGTTCTTCCAGAAGCTTGGCGTCGAGTACTTCTGCTTCCACGATCGCGACATTGCCCCGGAAGGCGACACCCTGCGCGAGACCGATAAGAACCTGGACAAGGTCGTCGACAAGATCGAGGAGAACATGAAGTCCACCGGCATCAAGCTACTGTGGAACACCTCCTCCCTGTTCACCAACCCGCGCTTCGTGTCCGGTGCCTCCACCTCGCCGTTCGCTGACATCTACGCCTACGCTGGCGGCCAGCTGAAGCATTCCTTGGAGATCGCCAAGCGCCTGGGCGCCGAGAATTACGTGTTCTGGGGCGGTCGCGAAGGCTACGAGAACCTGTGGAACACCCAGATGAAGCGCGAGCAGGAGCACATGGCCAAGTTCTTCCACATGTGCCACGCCTACGCAAAGGAGATCGGTCTGGACGCCCAGTTCCTGATCGAGCCGAAGGCCAAGGAACCGACGATGCACCAGTATGACTTCGATGCATCCACCGCCATTGCCTTCCTTAAGACCTACGACATCGACTTCATGAAGCTGAAC comes from the Bifidobacterium angulatum DSM 20098 = JCM 7096 genome and includes:
- the xylA gene encoding xylose isomerase — its product is MGLWDIDKIPYVGREKGPQEGLAFHYYDADKVVAGKKMKDWLRFGVAWWHTFDQELVDPFGTGTAQRPWYGKYSNPEDEALAKVDYAFEFFQKLGVEYFCFHDRDIAPEGDTLRETDKNLDKVVDKIEENMKSTGIKLLWNTSSLFTNPRFVSGASTSPFADIYAYAGGQLKHSLEIAKRLGAENYVFWGGREGYENLWNTQMKREQEHMAKFFHMCHAYAKEIGLDAQFLIEPKAKEPTMHQYDFDASTAIAFLKTYDIDFMKLNLEGNHANLAGHTYQHEIRTAREAGVLGSLDANQGDKLIGWDMDEFPTDLYETSTVMWEVLAEGQIGPHGGLNFDAKPRRTSFAAEDLFRSHIAGMDSFAAGLLVAAKMHEDKVIENLQAERYSSFDSGIGATVENGTASLASLEEYALDIPQSKLIEATKSDHLESVKATINNYMIDALAEA